From Carassius gibelio isolate Cgi1373 ecotype wild population from Czech Republic chromosome B23, carGib1.2-hapl.c, whole genome shotgun sequence, the proteins below share one genomic window:
- the sike1 gene encoding suppressor of IKBKE 1, whose amino-acid sequence MSCSLEKVLGDARTLLERLKEHDTAAETLIEQSSILSQKIHSMKEVENTLPDKYMEESTEYQELSRHKPHVLLTQENTQIKDLQQENRELCLSLEEHQYALELIMGRYRKQMLQLMMEKKELDTKPVLSLHQDHAKEVQSQLERICEMGQVMRQAVQMDERRYCSVKEQLAQLQIENKELRGLLSISNSSVRPQNPAESPKKQEP is encoded by the exons ATGTCGTGCTCGCTGGAGAAGGTGCTGGGCGACGCGCGGACGCTGCTGGAGCGGCTGAAGGAGCACGACACGGCCGCAGAGACTCTCATCGAGCAGTCCAGCATCCTCAGCCAGAAGATCCACAGCATGAAGGAGGTCGAAAACACTCTTCCTGACAAG tACATGGAGGAAAGCACAGAGTATCAGGAGCTGTCCAGACACAAACCTCACGTCCTGCTGACACAGGAGAACACCCAAATCAAAGACCTCCAACAGGAGAACAGAG agctctgccTCTCTCTGGAGGAGCACCAGTACGCTTTAGAGCTGATCATGGGCCGATACCGAAAACAGATGCTTCAGCTGATGATGGAAAAGAAAGAGCTGGATACCAAACCTGTGCTCAGCCTTCACCAGGATCATGCCAAG GAGGTTCAAAGCCAGTTGGAGCGGATCTGTGAAATGGGTCAAGTAATGCGTCAGGCTGTTCAGATGGATGAGCGGCGTTACTGCTCTGTAAAAGAGCAACTGGCACAGCTCCAA ATTGAAAATAAGGAGCTCAGGGGTCTGCTGTCCATCAGCAACAGCTCCGTGAGGCCGCAAAACCCAGCAGAGAGCCCAAAGAAACAAGAGCCCTAA
- the LOC128011708 gene encoding MICOS complex subunit MIC10 translates to MSEKELGQKWDRCLADSAIKFGTGLGLGIVFSVVFFKRRTWPIVFGTGLGLGMAYSNCQNDLKSHYVLHSKVAKEQ, encoded by the exons ATGTCTGAGAAAGAGCTCGGCCAGAAGTGGGACCGCTGCCTCGCAGACAGCGCGATTAAATTCG GTACCGGTCTGGGTCTAGGAATTGTGTTCTCTGTTGTTTTCTTCAAGC GCCGGACATGGCCCATAGTGTTTGGGACAGGACTGGGTCTTGGCATGGCTTACTCCAACTGCCAGAATGACTTGAAGTCACATTATGTACTGCACAGTAAAGTTGCTAAG GAGCAGTAG
- the LOC128011709 gene encoding 5-hydroxytryptamine receptor 6, with product MHLKNAGCVFASSRPQEAHTVLFNSPMMSGSPIARVEAESGADVHRSYNDSGTIGEGWSISGSGPWLLAVMLSLIILVTACGNILLIALVFAHRSLRCTSNCFLVSLFLSDLMVALVVMPPAMLNVLCGTWVLAPGFCPVWLCFDVMCCSASILNLCVISLDRYLLIISPLRYKQHMTPPRALLLVGGAWGLAALTSFLPIKMDWHSLGRSQHLSENDPANATVSQSSSFYPASYFQLSTSGTPSTQCRLRVTLPFALVATFLTFFLPSTAICFTYCRILLAARRQARQVEALTHPAYPHHSPGEPSRPASPRHAVQDGNDYSQQEPPGLRQAPLSVNSERRLAHRQRKRALKASLTLGVLLGLFFSAWLPFFIINMAQAVCECVPPSFFDAITWLGYCNSTMNPIIYPMFMRDFKRALARLLPCCSSSQAPRRPSLPLSLSLRNSGEPQLPTEPPSLVSDPPQLPVTATDAVNLLDAENAGIDLPLLLPNQVDTLDD from the exons ATGCACTTGAAAAACGCTGGATGTGTGTTCGCTTCATCGAGACCCCAGGAAGCGCACACGGTCCTATTCAACTCTCCGATGATGAGTGGCTCACCTATCGCTCGAGTAGAGGCAGAATCAGGTGCGGATGTTCACAGGAGCTACAATGACAGTGGTACTATCGGTGAAGGCTGGAGCATTAGTGGCAGTGGTCCCTGGCTTCTCGCAGTCATGCTGTCCCTCATAATTCTGGTGACAGCTTGTGGGAACATTTTGTTGATCGCCTTGGTGTTTGCACATCGGTCACTGCGCTGCACCTCCAACTGCTTCCTGGTGTCCCTCTTCCTGTCAGACTTGATGGTGGCTCTGGTCGTGATGCCCCCTGCCATGCTCAATGTGCTTTGTGGGACCTGGGTGCTGGCGCCTGGATTCTGCCCCGTCTGGCTTTGTTTCGACGTGATGTGCTGTAGTGCTTCCATCCTCAACTTGTGTGTCATCAGTCTGGACCGCTACCTCCTCATCATCTCTCCATTGCGATACAAACAGCACATGACCCCGCCTCGTGCCTTGCTTCTGGTGGGTGGGGCTTGGGGGTTGGCAGCCCTCACTTCCTTTCTGCCGATCAAGATGGACTGGCACAGCCTGGGTCGCTCCCAACACCTTTCCGAGAATGATCCCGCCAACGCCACAGTCTCCCAGTCGAGTTCCTTCTACCCTGCTTCGTACTTCCAGCTTTCCACATCAGGGACGCCATCCACGCAGTGCCGCCTGCGGGTGACTCTCCCCTTCGCCCTCGTGGCTACCTTTCTCACCTTCTTCTTGCCCTCTACAGCCATCTGTTTCACCTACTGCAGGATCCTGCTGGCGGCCAGAAGACAGGCACGACAGGTGGAGGCTCTTACTCATCCCGCTTACCCACATCACTCACCCGGCGAACCATCTCGCCCTGCTTCTCCCAGACACGCCGTCCAGGATGGAAACGACTACAGCCAGCAGGAGCCACCCGGGTTGCGGCAAGCTCCG CTGTCGGTGAACAGTGAGCGCAGACTGGCACACAGGCAAAGGAAGAGAGCTCTGAAAGCCAGTCTTACCCTGGGAGTGCTCCTGGGTCTCTTCTTCAGTGCCTGGCTTCCCTTCTTTATCATCAACATGGCACAG gcggtgtgtgagtgtgtaccaCCCTCCTTCTTCGATGCCATCACCTGGTTGGGGTACTGTAACAGCACCATGAATCCAATTATATACCCAATGTTCATGAGGGATTTCAAAAGGGCTTTGGCACGGCTTCTACCCTGCTGTTCTTCATCGCAAGCCCCTCGAAGGCCATCGCTGCCACTTTCCCTTTCTCTACGCAACTCAGGGGAGCCACAACTGCCCACTGAACCCCCCTCCCTCGTGTCCGACCCACCTCAACTACCGGTGACGGCCACGGACGCCGTTAACCTTCTCGACGCGGAAAACGCCGGGATCGATCTGCCTCTGCTGCTGCCCAACCAGGTCGATACATTAGATGATTGA